Proteins co-encoded in one Streptomyces roseochromogenus subsp. oscitans DS 12.976 genomic window:
- a CDS encoding CBS domain-containing protein: MNAPPTTVLPTESLEEAARHMADAGVGALPVVNGDAVIGIVTDRDLVVRAMARRLPPRTRVETIMSPAPATVEVDTAVAVTVMKMRAAQVRHLPVVAEGRLIGMVSFDDLFWRLTQELADLAAVVDAARRIPETFHGTRKAPLLDG, from the coding sequence ATGAACGCGCCTCCGACCACTGTGCTTCCAACGGAGTCCCTTGAGGAGGCGGCACGGCACATGGCCGATGCCGGCGTTGGTGCCTTGCCTGTGGTAAACGGCGACGCAGTGATCGGAATCGTGACCGATCGAGACCTCGTGGTGCGGGCGATGGCCCGCAGGCTGCCACCGCGCACCCGGGTGGAAACGATCATGTCCCCGGCCCCCGCAACCGTGGAGGTCGACACTGCGGTTGCGGTCACCGTCATGAAAATGCGCGCGGCTCAGGTACGTCACCTCCCTGTGGTGGCGGAGGGACGTCTCATCGGCATGGTCTCCTTCGACGACCTGTTCTGGCGGCTGACCCAGGAACTGGCAGACCTGGCGGCCGTGGTCGATGCCGCCCGGAGAATCCCGGAGACCTTTCACGGCACGAGGAAGGCGCCGCTGCTGGACGGCTGA